The following coding sequences are from one Haemophilus haemolyticus window:
- the menD gene encoding 2-succinyl-5-enolpyruvyl-6-hydroxy-3-cyclohexene-1-carboxylic-acid synthase, which translates to MSVSVFNRCWSKVILETLVRQGVSHVCIAPGSRSTPLTLEAVRLQNAGSVTCHTHFDERGLGFFALGIAKATQSPVAIIVTSGTATANLYPAIIEARQTGVNLFVLTADRPPELWECGANQAILQQNMFGQYPVANVNLPKPNADYSAQWLISLLEQAAFQQKTQGGVVHINVPFAEPLYDATDEEVDSHPWLLSLQRWLIQTKPWMNVEAQQNEVLMHENWDHWRTKRGVVVVGQLPAEQAMGINSWASAMGWVLLTDIQSGVVPTTPYEDIWLANQTVREKLLQADIVIQFGARFISKRINQFLQAFKGEFWLVEQSGKALDPYHHSLTRFNAKAHHWLRAHPPLRQKPWLLEPLALSKFCATFIEQQVGGNLTEASLALRLPTLLPYNGVLFLGNSLLVRLVDALTQLPESYPVYTNRGASGIDGLLATAAGIGIGSNKPVVAVIGDTSTLYDLNSFALFKNVMQPTVIFVINNNGGAIFDMLPVDEQVKDQFYRLPHNGDFSQIAAMFDLKYAHPYTWADLNSVIKQAYSRRKATLIEIKTNPSDGSSLYKRLIEQISHAVIGA; encoded by the coding sequence ATGTCGGTAAGCGTGTTTAATCGTTGTTGGTCGAAAGTGATTTTAGAAACCTTGGTGCGCCAAGGCGTTTCTCACGTTTGTATCGCGCCAGGTTCGCGTTCGACACCTTTAACTCTTGAAGCCGTACGTTTGCAAAATGCGGGTTCAGTCACTTGTCATACACATTTTGATGAACGCGGTTTAGGTTTTTTTGCACTTGGTATTGCCAAAGCAACTCAATCACCTGTTGCCATTATTGTGACATCAGGCACGGCGACTGCAAACCTTTATCCTGCCATTATTGAAGCACGCCAAACGGGTGTGAATTTATTTGTTTTAACTGCTGATCGTCCACCAGAACTTTGGGAGTGCGGTGCAAATCAGGCCATTTTGCAGCAAAATATGTTTGGTCAGTATCCAGTTGCAAATGTTAATTTACCTAAACCGAACGCAGATTATTCTGCGCAGTGGTTGATTTCTTTACTTGAACAGGCTGCCTTTCAACAAAAAACACAAGGTGGCGTTGTTCATATTAATGTGCCATTTGCCGAGCCACTTTATGATGCAACTGATGAGGAAGTAGATTCTCACCCTTGGCTGCTGTCGTTACAGCGCTGGTTAATTCAAACTAAGCCTTGGATGAATGTGGAAGCGCAACAGAACGAAGTATTAATGCATGAGAACTGGGATCATTGGCGTACCAAACGTGGTGTCGTTGTGGTTGGTCAATTACCTGCAGAACAAGCGATGGGCATTAACTCTTGGGCAAGTGCCATGGGCTGGGTGTTACTGACGGATATTCAATCTGGTGTTGTTCCAACGACGCCTTATGAAGATATTTGGCTCGCAAACCAAACTGTTCGTGAAAAACTTCTGCAAGCTGATATTGTGATTCAATTTGGTGCACGCTTTATCAGTAAACGAATTAATCAATTCTTACAGGCGTTTAAAGGTGAATTTTGGTTGGTTGAACAAAGCGGCAAAGCATTAGATCCTTACCATCATTCATTGACAAGATTCAACGCTAAAGCACATCATTGGTTGCGTGCGCATCCACCTTTACGCCAAAAGCCTTGGTTGCTTGAGCCGTTAGCTTTATCTAAGTTCTGTGCGACCTTTATTGAACAGCAAGTAGGTGGAAATTTAACGGAAGCCTCGCTTGCATTACGTTTACCAACACTTTTACCTTATAACGGTGTTTTATTTTTAGGTAATAGTTTACTTGTTCGTCTGGTTGATGCGCTAACGCAATTACCAGAAAGCTATCCTGTTTATACCAATCGTGGCGCGAGTGGAATTGATGGTTTGTTGGCTACTGCTGCGGGAATAGGTATTGGTTCAAATAAACCTGTTGTTGCGGTGATTGGCGATACGTCCACTTTATATGATCTAAATTCTTTCGCATTATTCAAAAACGTTATGCAACCAACGGTAATCTTTGTGATCAATAATAATGGTGGTGCGATTTTTGATATGTTACCTGTGGATGAACAAGTCAAAGATCAGTTCTATCGATTACCGCATAATGGCGATTTTTCTCAAATCGCGGCAATGTTCGATCTCAAATACGCTCATCCTTATACTTGGGCGGATCTCAATTCCGTTATTAAACAGGCTTATAGTCGTCGCAAGGCAACGTTAATTGAAATTAAAACGAATCCGAGTGATGGCAGCAGTTTGTATAAACGCTTAATCGAGCAAATTAGTCACGCAGTAATTGGTGCTTAA
- the menH gene encoding 2-succinyl-6-hydroxy-2,4-cyclohexadiene-1-carboxylate synthase, whose amino-acid sequence MINIIFLHGLLGTKNDWQKVIENLPLFNCIALDLPFHGQAKDIEVTNFEDTAEYLAQQIKSAVKNEPYFLVGYSLGGRIALYYALQAQVERSNLQGVILEGANLGLKTDEEKQIRFQHDFAWAQRFMQESPENVLNDWYQQPVFSHLTEEERLQLVEKRKSNCGENIGKMLLATSLSKQPDFSEKVRLSSLPFFYFCGERDHKFQVLAKENQINLVTIPSAGHNSHLESSEYFSEKIENCVLKIARP is encoded by the coding sequence ATGATAAACATCATTTTTCTTCACGGACTTCTTGGTACAAAAAACGATTGGCAAAAAGTCATTGAAAATCTACCGCTCTTTAATTGTATTGCGCTAGATTTACCTTTTCACGGGCAAGCTAAAGATATTGAAGTCACAAATTTTGAAGATACGGCGGAGTATTTGGCTCAGCAAATTAAAAGTGCGGTGAAAAATGAACCGTATTTTCTTGTTGGGTATTCTCTAGGTGGAAGGATTGCTTTGTATTATGCACTGCAAGCTCAGGTGGAACGATCTAATTTGCAAGGTGTTATTTTAGAAGGCGCGAATCTAGGTTTAAAAACTGACGAAGAAAAGCAAATTCGTTTTCAACATGATTTTGCTTGGGCTCAACGTTTTATGCAAGAATCGCCAGAAAATGTATTAAATGATTGGTATCAACAGCCCGTGTTTTCTCATTTAACTGAAGAAGAAAGACTGCAATTAGTTGAAAAACGAAAATCAAATTGCGGTGAAAATATTGGCAAGATGCTGCTGGCGACAAGTCTATCCAAACAACCTGATTTTAGTGAAAAAGTGCGGTTAAGTTCTTTGCCATTTTTTTATTTTTGTGGCGAACGAGATCATAAGTTCCAAGTTTTAGCCAAAGAAAATCAAATTAATTTAGTAACCATTCCTTCCGCTGGGCATAACTCACATTTAGAAAGTTCAGAATATTTCTCTGAAAAAATAGAAAATTGTGTATTAAAAATTGCTAGACCTTAG